A window of Shewanella mesophila contains these coding sequences:
- the ccmI gene encoding c-type cytochrome biogenesis protein CcmI, which produces MTTLWIFIALFVLVSLVLIWFPHFRQQKMLQAEEAGVRKQTNLELFNNRLATLEKELADELLDQVEFDSLKKELEISLLQDMKQGEDESLVNQVKPKGLLWPVLMSAVVIGLSGYLYSDLGAYANLDKAVPDNPHAGMDASQIMAQRIEMMEAQLKAEPDNSQLLFSLGHTYISANRYDDAVKAFDKAMELVGTHAELLGPKATALYYKANQRMTPQVQAIVDQSLALDPEDPSTLLLVGMDAFFNANYDKSIVAWQTILDSNRNDVDRSAIMNAIESAKMRMQAETGDMPNDATHQQGITDKTVTIDVSVAPELLEQVNGTDMLFIFARNTEGPKVPLAATKVSAKSLPVTITLDDSTGMGGDIKLSDAKNVEIIAVLSKHGSVKAQPGDLQGRLDTIKVGSTGTLVLNTQVQ; this is translated from the coding sequence ATGACCACTCTCTGGATTTTTATTGCGCTTTTTGTGTTAGTCAGCCTAGTGCTGATTTGGTTTCCACACTTCCGTCAGCAAAAAATGCTGCAAGCGGAGGAAGCTGGCGTTCGTAAACAAACGAACCTAGAACTTTTTAACAATCGACTAGCTACATTAGAAAAAGAACTCGCAGATGAGCTATTAGACCAAGTTGAGTTCGATTCATTAAAGAAAGAACTTGAAATTAGCCTGTTACAAGACATGAAACAGGGTGAAGACGAGTCATTGGTTAATCAGGTAAAACCTAAAGGCCTATTATGGCCAGTGTTAATGTCAGCTGTAGTTATTGGTCTATCTGGCTACTTATATTCTGACTTAGGCGCTTACGCAAACTTAGACAAAGCGGTACCAGATAATCCTCATGCAGGTATGGACGCAAGCCAAATCATGGCGCAGCGCATCGAAATGATGGAAGCGCAATTAAAAGCTGAACCAGACAATAGTCAGTTGCTATTTAGTTTAGGTCATACTTATATTAGTGCCAATCGATATGACGATGCTGTAAAGGCTTTCGATAAAGCGATGGAGTTAGTCGGCACCCACGCAGAACTGCTCGGACCGAAAGCTACTGCACTTTATTACAAAGCGAATCAACGCATGACGCCGCAAGTGCAAGCGATCGTTGATCAATCTTTAGCTTTAGATCCTGAAGACCCTTCTACTCTGCTTTTAGTCGGTATGGATGCGTTTTTCAATGCCAACTACGACAAGTCTATTGTTGCATGGCAAACCATACTTGACAGTAATCGTAACGATGTTGATCGCAGTGCGATTATGAATGCCATCGAAAGTGCCAAGATGAGAATGCAAGCAGAAACTGGCGATATGCCAAACGACGCAACTCATCAGCAAGGGATCACAGACAAAACCGTAACGATAGATGTTTCGGTTGCTCCTGAGCTACTAGAGCAAGTCAATGGTACCGATATGTTATTCATCTTCGCGCGAAATACTGAAGGACCGAAAGTACCACTTGCAGCAACTAAGGTATCAGCAAAATCACTGCCTGTGACCATCACTTTGGATGATAGCACAGGTATGGGTGGCGATATTAAACTTAGCGATGCAAAGAATGTTGAGATTATTGCAGTCTTATCTAAACATGGCTCAGTTAAAGCACAACCTGGTGACCTCCAAGGTAGACTAGACACTATCAAAGTAGGCTCAACGGGTACATTAGTTCTCAATACGCAAGTTCAGTAA
- the ccmA gene encoding cytochrome c biogenesis heme-transporting ATPase CcmA — protein MVEKKIATTLVSADNLTCIREERILFDELSFNIQAGEIVQIEGPNGAGKTSLLRILAGLSRPYAGDTLYKGEDITRCRDEYNDDLLYLGHLAGVKSELTAEENLNFNLRISGYDEFSTNEILAKVNLSGFEEALAGHLSAGQHRRTALARLWHTNCKVWLLDEPFTAIDKKGVEELEHLFLKHAENGGCVIMTTHQDMGIIGDDILRKIRLDYRFV, from the coding sequence GTGGTAGAAAAAAAAATAGCAACAACACTGGTATCGGCCGATAACTTAACTTGCATTCGTGAAGAGCGAATCTTATTTGATGAATTAAGTTTCAACATCCAAGCTGGTGAAATAGTCCAAATTGAAGGTCCGAATGGCGCGGGTAAAACTAGCCTACTGCGTATTCTCGCAGGTTTGTCCCGACCTTATGCTGGAGACACACTATATAAAGGTGAAGATATCACTCGATGTCGTGATGAATACAACGATGATCTTTTATATTTAGGCCATTTAGCAGGCGTAAAAAGTGAGTTAACCGCCGAAGAAAACCTTAACTTTAATTTAAGAATCAGTGGGTATGATGAGTTCAGCACCAATGAGATTTTAGCAAAAGTTAATCTTTCTGGATTTGAAGAAGCGCTAGCTGGACATCTTTCTGCAGGTCAACACCGACGAACCGCACTAGCAAGGCTGTGGCACACTAACTGTAAAGTCTGGTTACTCGATGAACCGTTTACTGCAATTGACAAAAAAGGCGTTGAAGAGTTGGAACACCTGTTTCTAAAACATGCCGAGAATGGTGGATGCGTCATAATGACGACTCACCAAGATATGGGCATCATAGGTGACGATATTCTGCGAAAAATTCGCTTAGATTACCGCTTTGTATAA
- a CDS encoding DUF1439 domain-containing protein gives MPIIRLTLVSVLLLLTGCVSQYSITEQELTNYLNNEIHFETKQGNQLFGIEMKINNVEVTLGQQAETMGIMAYSTIKVRNPLMPLKAKLIVKFEAKPWYDAVTHSVYLNQLNLVKVESTPKDIEKAITPIAPQVMQFLTHFLETQPVYVLDVKESNQALIAEMTKRIEVVPGKLKLIFKD, from the coding sequence ATGCCAATAATCAGATTAACATTGGTCAGTGTATTGCTGCTATTGACTGGCTGCGTCAGCCAATACAGCATTACCGAGCAAGAGCTAACCAATTACTTAAACAACGAGATTCATTTCGAAACCAAACAGGGTAACCAGCTATTTGGGATCGAAATGAAGATCAACAATGTTGAAGTTACTTTGGGCCAACAAGCTGAAACCATGGGGATTATGGCGTACAGCACGATAAAGGTACGCAATCCGCTAATGCCACTAAAGGCAAAGTTAATTGTAAAGTTTGAAGCCAAGCCTTGGTACGATGCTGTAACTCATAGTGTTTATCTGAACCAACTCAACTTAGTTAAAGTCGAATCAACACCGAAAGATATCGAAAAAGCAATCACCCCGATCGCGCCTCAAGTCATGCAATTTTTAACGCATTTTCTCGAAACACAACCGGTTTACGTTCTCGATGTAAAAGAGAGCAACCAAGCGTTAATCGCCGAGATGACCAAGAGAATCGAGGTGGTCCCTGGTAAACTAAAACTCATTTTCAAAGATTAG
- the nrfF gene encoding heme lyase NrfEFG subunit NrfF — MKAFIGLVGALLLSIAMVGTAVATPVDTYEFKNVDNQKRALDLAHSLRCPQCQNQNLIDSNSPVAQDLRLEVYQMVDAGKGDAEIIEFMTSRYGEFVLYKPRMESKTYLLWLGPIVLLLFGLMIGFIFVRKQRISGAVEQELSVEDQAELDKLLNRDNK; from the coding sequence ATGAAAGCGTTTATTGGCCTAGTTGGGGCATTATTGCTGTCTATCGCTATGGTAGGCACAGCAGTGGCGACTCCAGTAGATACTTATGAGTTTAAAAACGTCGACAATCAAAAGCGAGCGCTCGATTTAGCGCATTCGTTGCGTTGTCCTCAATGTCAGAACCAAAACCTCATCGACTCTAACTCTCCTGTAGCGCAAGATTTGCGTTTGGAAGTTTATCAAATGGTTGATGCTGGCAAAGGCGATGCTGAAATTATCGAGTTTATGACCAGCCGTTATGGTGAATTTGTACTTTATAAGCCACGTATGGAAAGCAAGACCTATCTATTATGGTTAGGTCCAATAGTGCTTTTGCTATTTGGGTTAATGATAGGTTTTATCTTTGTTCGCAAGCAGCGCATCAGCGGTGCGGTAGAACAAGAGCTTAGTGTTGAAGATCAAGCCGAGCTAGATAAACTTCTTAATCGAGATAATAAATGA
- the ccmB gene encoding heme exporter protein CcmB, whose amino-acid sequence MKKGISFTQAFFTLLKRDLQIAIRHKGDIFNPLLFFILVVTLFPLGIGPEPQVLSRVAPGIIWVAALLASMLSLERLFKADFVDGSLEQMLLSPQPLSLMVLAKVLAHWILTGVPLILVAPLLAVLLHLEENSYGALMATLALGTPVLSLLGAIGVALTVGLRKGGVLLSLLILPLYIPVLIFATSAIDAAGLNLSYSGHLAIIGAMLVGSLILAPFAIGASLRVSTN is encoded by the coding sequence ATGAAAAAAGGCATTAGTTTTACCCAAGCATTTTTCACGCTTTTAAAGCGTGACTTACAAATAGCGATAAGACATAAAGGGGATATTTTTAATCCACTACTTTTCTTTATTTTAGTCGTTACCCTGTTTCCGTTAGGCATAGGCCCAGAGCCGCAGGTTTTGTCTCGAGTGGCACCAGGGATTATATGGGTTGCGGCATTGCTTGCTTCAATGCTCTCATTGGAGCGACTATTTAAGGCTGACTTTGTCGATGGTAGCCTAGAGCAGATGCTACTGAGCCCGCAGCCATTATCTTTAATGGTTTTAGCAAAGGTGTTAGCGCACTGGATACTAACAGGGGTGCCATTAATTTTAGTCGCACCATTACTTGCCGTGCTCCTGCATCTCGAAGAGAATAGCTATGGTGCATTGATGGCAACATTGGCACTTGGAACACCAGTATTAAGTTTACTCGGCGCAATTGGTGTTGCGCTAACAGTAGGATTACGCAAAGGCGGTGTATTACTCAGCTTGCTTATCCTACCGCTTTATATTCCGGTATTGATATTTGCGACCAGTGCAATCGATGCCGCAGGTTTAAATCTATCCTACAGCGGCCATCTTGCCATTATTGGTGCGATGTTGGTCGGTTCGTTAATTTTGGCACCGTTTGCAATTGGCGCCTCTCTAAGAGTGAGTACTAACTAA
- a CDS encoding CinA family nicotinamide mononucleotide deamidase-related protein — translation MKIEMICTGEEVLSGQIVDTNAAWAANALMDHGIEMQQRITVGDRLDDLVSVFQERSHHADIILVNGGLGPTSDDMSSQAMALAKEVPLIENAIWRRRMEDWFTRNGREMPPSNLKQAMLPESAVMVDNPVGTACGFRVKLNRAWLFFTPGVPFEFKQMVNEQFIPFVKSLADSHIEVAVHKLLTIGNGESVLANRLENLTLPGGMTLGYRSFMPYIEIKLFARGDDVIEQLPETVSLVKQVLGDCVVAENLDSLAGVIHQQLLAQGASLSIAESCTGGMIASNLVALAGSSAYLHQGLVTYSNESKVKVLGVDPATLDDHGAVSIATVEEMAKGVRNILDSDYALATSGIAGPDGGSEQKPVGTVAIALATKSGVYSQMLKFPARSRELVRSLSTAVALDMLRRELLQQPVIVDYGSYHRFPK, via the coding sequence ATGAAAATTGAGATGATTTGTACTGGTGAAGAGGTGCTTTCGGGACAGATAGTCGATACGAATGCGGCTTGGGCTGCAAATGCATTGATGGATCATGGTATTGAGATGCAGCAGCGTATTACCGTTGGAGATAGACTTGATGATCTGGTCAGTGTATTTCAGGAAAGGAGTCATCATGCGGATATCATCTTAGTTAATGGTGGTCTAGGGCCGACAAGCGATGACATGTCATCTCAGGCTATGGCGTTAGCTAAAGAGGTGCCGCTGATTGAGAATGCAATTTGGCGTCGTCGCATGGAGGATTGGTTTACTCGCAATGGTCGTGAGATGCCGCCGAGTAATCTAAAACAGGCTATGTTGCCCGAGTCCGCAGTGATGGTCGATAACCCAGTTGGAACCGCTTGCGGTTTTAGGGTAAAGCTAAATCGTGCTTGGCTGTTTTTTACTCCTGGAGTACCGTTCGAATTCAAGCAGATGGTTAACGAGCAGTTTATTCCGTTCGTTAAGAGTCTTGCCGATTCTCATATTGAAGTTGCAGTGCATAAGTTATTGACCATAGGTAATGGTGAGTCTGTGTTAGCAAATAGACTAGAGAATCTTACCTTGCCTGGTGGAATGACGTTGGGCTACCGCTCATTTATGCCCTACATAGAGATTAAGTTGTTTGCCCGTGGTGATGATGTCATTGAGCAGCTACCTGAAACAGTATCATTAGTTAAGCAAGTATTGGGCGATTGTGTTGTTGCGGAGAATCTTGATTCATTAGCGGGAGTCATTCACCAACAGCTGCTTGCACAGGGCGCTAGCTTGAGTATTGCTGAGTCCTGTACTGGTGGAATGATCGCAAGCAATCTGGTCGCTCTTGCGGGAAGCTCGGCTTATTTGCATCAAGGCTTGGTGACCTATAGTAATGAGTCAAAAGTTAAGGTGCTCGGAGTCGATCCTGCGACACTTGATGATCACGGTGCTGTCTCTATCGCTACGGTGGAAGAGATGGCTAAAGGTGTGAGAAACATACTCGACAGTGATTATGCGCTGGCGACGAGCGGTATAGCTGGGCCTGATGGTGGTAGCGAACAAAAGCCTGTTGGCACGGTCGCAATAGCATTGGCGACTAAGAGTGGAGTGTACAGCCAAATGCTCAAATTTCCGGCGCGGTCTAGAGAGTTGGTTCGAAGCTTAAGCACTGCTGTCGCTTTAGATATGCTGAGGCGTGAGCTGCTACAGCAGCCAGTAATTGTTGATTACGGCTCTTATCATCGATTTCCAAAGTAG
- a CDS encoding heme lyase CcmF/NrfE family subunit, whose amino-acid sequence MIPELGHFSLIIGLAFAFLLASVPLIGVARKDQYLVRYAWPLSYGMFFFIFLSVIVLGYSFAVDDFSVAYVAHHSNSQLPIFFKIAAVWGGHEGSLLFWVFALSVWTAAVAFFSKGLEEVFTARVLAILAMIVIGFCLFMLLTSSPFERLFPIPMEGRDLNPMLQDVGLIFHPPMLYLGYVGFSVSFAFAIAALMGGRLDSAWARWSRPWTLAAWIFLTGGISLGSWWAYYELGWGGWWFWDPVENASFMPWLIGTALLHSVIVTEKRAAFRNWTVLLSIFAFSLSLLGTFIVRSGVLTSVHSFAADPSRGMFILLLLGLAIGGSLTLFAFRASDMKSPARFELMSKETMLLIGNILLTVACGTVLLGTLYPLLIDALNMGKISVGPPYFNAVFVPIVLVLFLFMGVGPNIRWKRAKAGELKSKLLVPAIVAAVIGVAAPFLVDGNFNVWVAFGIGTATWIVLATLRAGYDIINGKDGLSLARMGRSQLGMVIAHFGIAVSVVGATMVSNYSIEKSVRMGPGITQELAGYSFHFIETKNVVGPNYTAQQGQVEVSKDGEVITLLKPDRRQYNVRTMDMTEAGIDWGVFRDLYITMGDPITSTEFAVRLNYKPFVRWLWFGSIFMMVGGVFAASDKRYRRAKIKETTQEKAKEDLATA is encoded by the coding sequence ATGATCCCTGAACTAGGACACTTTTCGTTGATAATAGGATTGGCATTTGCCTTTCTATTGGCCAGCGTTCCCTTAATTGGTGTTGCTCGTAAAGACCAATACCTTGTGAGATATGCCTGGCCATTGAGCTACGGTATGTTTTTCTTTATTTTTCTTTCTGTGATCGTACTTGGCTATAGCTTCGCGGTTGATGATTTCTCCGTCGCTTATGTAGCACATCATTCTAACTCCCAACTTCCTATTTTCTTTAAGATAGCCGCGGTATGGGGTGGCCATGAAGGTTCGTTACTGTTTTGGGTATTTGCGCTATCTGTGTGGACTGCTGCCGTTGCATTTTTTAGCAAAGGCTTAGAAGAGGTCTTTACTGCACGAGTCTTAGCTATCTTAGCGATGATCGTGATTGGCTTCTGCTTATTCATGCTTTTAACTTCTAGCCCATTTGAGCGTTTATTTCCTATTCCTATGGAAGGGCGTGACCTTAACCCTATGTTGCAAGATGTTGGGTTGATCTTCCATCCGCCAATGCTCTACTTGGGTTATGTTGGCTTCTCCGTGAGTTTTGCGTTTGCTATTGCAGCCCTAATGGGGGGGCGTTTAGATTCGGCATGGGCTCGTTGGAGTAGACCTTGGACGCTTGCAGCATGGATTTTCCTGACCGGCGGTATTTCACTGGGTTCTTGGTGGGCATATTATGAATTAGGTTGGGGTGGCTGGTGGTTCTGGGATCCAGTTGAAAATGCTTCATTCATGCCTTGGTTGATTGGTACGGCATTATTACACTCTGTTATCGTGACTGAGAAACGAGCAGCTTTCCGCAACTGGACAGTATTGTTGTCTATCTTTGCATTCTCATTAAGTTTGTTAGGTACGTTCATCGTTCGTTCTGGCGTATTGACTTCTGTTCACTCATTTGCCGCCGATCCAAGCAGAGGGATGTTTATTCTGTTGTTGCTTGGTTTAGCTATTGGTGGTTCGCTAACACTGTTTGCATTCCGTGCTAGCGATATGAAGAGCCCTGCACGTTTTGAATTGATGTCTAAAGAGACTATGTTGCTTATAGGCAACATCTTGCTAACCGTTGCTTGCGGTACTGTATTGTTAGGAACGCTATATCCGTTACTTATCGATGCGCTTAACATGGGTAAGATTTCTGTAGGCCCACCATACTTTAACGCAGTTTTCGTTCCTATCGTTTTAGTGTTGTTTCTGTTTATGGGAGTTGGTCCAAACATTCGTTGGAAGCGGGCTAAAGCAGGTGAGTTGAAGAGCAAGTTACTGGTCCCCGCAATAGTGGCGGCAGTCATCGGTGTTGCGGCGCCTTTCCTGGTTGATGGTAATTTCAATGTATGGGTTGCATTTGGCATAGGTACGGCGACTTGGATCGTACTCGCGACACTAAGAGCTGGATACGACATCATTAACGGTAAAGATGGTTTAAGTCTTGCCCGTATGGGACGAAGCCAATTAGGTATGGTGATCGCTCACTTTGGTATTGCAGTTTCGGTTGTTGGTGCAACTATGGTGTCTAACTACTCTATTGAAAAGAGTGTTCGAATGGGCCCTGGTATAACTCAAGAGCTTGCGGGTTATAGCTTCCATTTTATCGAAACTAAAAATGTAGTGGGTCCTAACTACACGGCCCAGCAAGGGCAGGTTGAAGTCAGTAAAGATGGAGAGGTGATTACGCTGTTAAAGCCTGACCGCCGCCAATATAACGTACGTACTATGGATATGACCGAAGCAGGTATTGATTGGGGGGTATTCCGCGATCTATACATCACTATGGGTGATCCTATTACCAGTACTGAATTTGCAGTACGTCTTAACTATAAACCATTCGTTCGTTGGTTATGGTTTGGTAGCATCTTTATGATGGTTGGTGGTGTTTTTGCTGCGTCTGATAAGCGCTATCGTCGCGCCAAGATTAAAGAAACTACACAAGAAAAAGCTAAAGAAGATTTAGCAACGGCATAA
- a CDS encoding TlpA disulfide reductase family protein: MSKLLGTSLIVPLLMCASLASMDAMAYPGMQKKTEGQVQSSVDLINVLPKSYPIDVVAFKDGNGKAVDFSEYRGQIVMVNMWATWCPPCVRELPALDRFKAKFDQTKFTVLPISIDIDGKDKVEPFLKTLGMEAFQTYYDQTQALGEVFPLDTIPATFILNKQGELIAFVRTFVDWDDPKAVELINSFIDKEANKSI, encoded by the coding sequence ATGAGTAAGCTTTTAGGAACGAGTTTAATCGTGCCTTTATTGATGTGTGCTTCGCTCGCATCAATGGATGCTATGGCATATCCAGGTATGCAAAAAAAAACCGAAGGGCAGGTGCAATCTAGCGTTGATCTTATCAACGTGTTACCTAAGTCCTATCCAATAGATGTCGTTGCGTTTAAAGATGGTAATGGCAAAGCGGTCGACTTCAGCGAGTATCGTGGTCAGATCGTAATGGTAAATATGTGGGCGACCTGGTGTCCTCCATGTGTGAGAGAGCTACCCGCTTTAGATCGCTTTAAAGCAAAGTTTGATCAAACTAAATTTACCGTATTACCAATCTCTATTGATATCGACGGTAAAGATAAGGTTGAACCCTTCTTAAAAACACTCGGTATGGAAGCATTCCAGACTTACTATGATCAAACTCAGGCTTTGGGAGAAGTGTTTCCCTTAGATACTATCCCGGCTACGTTTATATTGAATAAACAGGGGGAGTTAATTGCGTTTGTAAGGACATTTGTAGATTGGGATGATCCTAAAGCGGTAGAGCTCATCAACAGTTTTATAGATAAAGAAGCCAATAAATCGATTTAA
- a CDS encoding c-type cytochrome, with the protein MKKLLALSAVAALTLSANVFAQEGEAIYNKACHVCHSMGVAGAPKAHDAAAWEPRLAKGLDTLLGSVKTGLNAMPPGGMCTDCTDDDYKNAIEFMSK; encoded by the coding sequence ATGAAAAAACTGTTAGCATTGTCAGCAGTGGCTGCTTTGACCTTGTCTGCAAACGTATTTGCACAAGAAGGTGAGGCTATCTACAACAAGGCATGCCATGTATGCCATAGCATGGGCGTTGCCGGTGCACCTAAAGCCCACGATGCTGCTGCATGGGAACCTCGTTTAGCGAAAGGTCTAGATACGCTATTAGGTAGTGTTAAGACTGGTCTAAACGCAATGCCACCAGGTGGTATGTGTACAGATTGTACTGATGACGATTACAAGAACGCGATAGAGTTCATGTCTAAGTAA
- a CDS encoding DsbE family thiol:disulfide interchange protein, with protein MKNRLVLFIPLILFLAMGIFLYKGLFLNPQQLDSALEGKQIPVFQLEKLEDSSEIITNETLKGQVSLLNVWATWCPSCKYEHPYLMRLARQDILPIYGINYRDERALAVRELAREGDPYTKNLFDHDGRLGLDLGVYGAPESFLVDHNGIIRFRYAGPIDMRVWKETLYPMIQELQAQAKAEGAS; from the coding sequence ATGAAGAACAGGTTAGTACTATTTATTCCGTTGATATTGTTTCTGGCGATGGGAATATTCCTCTATAAAGGTTTATTCCTAAATCCACAGCAATTGGATTCAGCTCTAGAAGGAAAGCAGATCCCGGTTTTCCAGTTAGAAAAACTTGAAGATTCAAGTGAGATCATCACCAACGAAACACTTAAGGGACAGGTATCCTTACTCAATGTTTGGGCTACATGGTGCCCATCTTGTAAGTATGAGCATCCTTACCTGATGCGTTTGGCAAGACAAGATATTTTGCCGATTTATGGTATTAACTATCGTGATGAACGTGCTCTCGCCGTGAGAGAGTTAGCACGAGAAGGCGATCCGTACACCAAGAATCTTTTCGACCATGATGGTCGTTTAGGGTTAGATCTTGGTGTTTACGGTGCTCCGGAGAGTTTCTTAGTCGATCACAACGGCATTATTCGTTTTCGCTATGCTGGGCCTATCGATATGCGTGTCTGGAAAGAGACGCTTTATCCAATGATTCAAGAGTTACAAGCCCAAGCTAAAGCGGAAGGAGCATCTTAA